TGGAAGTACACGCGCCTCTCGGCACTGGAACGCTTCGCGCCCAAGGCGCCGCTGGCGCTGACTGATCTGCCGGTGATCGCGCCCACGGACGGCGCGCTGCTGGTGTTCGCCGGCGGGCGGCTGGTGCCGCAGTGGTCGCGCCTGCCGGCAGCGCCCGGCGTTGAAGTATCGAATCTGGCCGCGGCGCTGGCCGCCGACGGCGATGCCCTGCGCTCGCGGCTGCGACTGGAAGACCCGGAACGCCCCTTCGCCGCCCTCAACCAGGCGCTGTTCGAGGACGGCCTGTGGCTGCGTCTGGCGCCCGGTGCGCGTCTTGCCGAGCCCCTGCACGTGGTGCACGTGGGGGGGTGGCGCAGTCATCCGCGCACCTGCGCCTGCTGATCGAACTGGGCGAGCACAGCGAGGCGCTGGTGGTGGAACACTACCTGGGTGCCGGTACGGATGCCTACCACGTCAACGTACTGGCGCAGGCCACGCTGGCGCCGGGCGCGCGCCTGCGGCATGTGAAGCTGCTCACCGAAGGGCCGGCGGCGATTCATATCGGCGATTTTCGGGTGCGCGTGGGCCGCGATGCGCGCTTCGAGTCGCACGCGCTGGCGGCCGGCGGCGGCCTTGTTCGGCAGGACATCGACGTCAAACTGGACGAAGCGGGCGGCGAATGCAGCCTGCGCGGCCTGTACACAGCGGGCACCAGCGAGCACGTGGACTTCCACACCCGCATCGAGCACATCGCCCCGCACTGCCGCAGCGAGGAGACCTACAAGGGCCTGATCGGCGGCACCGGCCGGGCGGTGTTCAACGGCCGCGTGCACGTGCACCCGGGCGCCGACAAGACCGACTCGGCCATGACCTGCGCCAACCTGCTGCTGTCGAATCGCGCCGAGGTGGACGCCAAGCCGGAACTCGAAATCTACGCCGACGACGTCAAGTGCAGCCACGGCGCCACCGTCGGCCAGCTCGACGAGGCGCAGGTGTTCTATCTTCGGTCCCGCGGCATAGCCGAAGCGGCCGCCCGCGAATTGCTGATGACGGCTTTCGCCCGCGACGCGCTCGGCGACCTGGACGTACGCCTGCAGGATGCGGTCGCCGCCTTGATCGACGCCCGCCTGCCCCAGCTCTGACCGGTTTCGAATCATGACCATCGCAACTTACAGCGCCCACCAGCAAGACTTTCCGGCCGCCCGCTGGCGGGCCGAATTCCCGCTGCTGCAGCGCAGCGTGCGCGGCCAGCCGCTGGCGTATCTGGACAACGCCGCCACCACGCAAAAGCCGCAGGCGGTCATCGACGCCGAGGCGCGTTACTACCGCGAGATCAACGCCAACATCCACCGCGGCGTGCACTGGCTGTCCGAGCAGGCCACCGCTGCCCACGAGGGTGCGCGCGAGCGCGTGCGGCGCTTCCTGAATGCCCGCGAGGCGGCCGAGATCATCTTCGTGCGCGGCACCACCGAGGCCATCAACCTGGTGGCGCAAAGCTACGGCCGGGCCAATCTTGGCCCCGGCGACGAGGTGCTGATCACCGGCCTCGAGCACCACTCCAACATCGTGCCCTGGCAGATGGTGTGCGCCCAGACCGGCGCCACGCTCAAGGTGGCGACGCTCGACGACACCGGCAGCGTGCGCATGGACGAGTTTCGCCGGCTGCTGGGTGCGCGCACCCGGCTGGTGGCCGTGGCGCATGTGTCCAATGCGCTCGGCACCGTCAACCCGGTGCGCGAGATGATCGATCTTGCCCACGCGCAGGGCGTACCGGTACTGGTGGACGGCGCGCAGGCGGTGGCTCACACGCCGGTCGACGTGCAGGCGCTGGACTGCGATTTCTATGCCTTCTCCGGTCACAAGCTGTACGCGCCAACCGGCATCGGCGCGCTGTACGGCCGTCGCGCGCTGCTCGACGCAATGCCGCCCTGGCAGGGCGGCGGCGACATGATCCGCACCGTCAGCTTCGAAGGCAGCACCTGGAACGACCTGCCGTACAAGTTCGAGGCCGGCACGCCGCACATTGCCGGCGCCATCGGCCTGGGTGCCGCCATCGAGTATCTGGGCGAGGTCGGTCTGGAGGCGGTGGCCGCCTACGAGCACGAGCTGCTCATCTACGGTACGGCGCTGTTGCAGGAGATTCCCGGCCTGCGGATGATCGGCACGGCCGCGCACAAGGCCGGCATCCTGTCGTTCGTGATCGACGGCCTGCATGCCCACGACATCGGCACCGTGCTGGACACCGAGGGCGTTGCCATCCGCGCCGGCCATCACTGCGCCATGCCGGTGATGGAGCATTTCGGCGTCCCGGCCACGGCGCGCGCGTCGCTGGCTTTCTACAACACCCGCGAGGACCTGGACCGGCTGGCGCAGGCCCTGCGCCGGGCCGTGGAGATGTTTGTCCGATGAGCAGCTTGCGCGACCTGTATCAGGAACTGATCGTCGATCACAACAAGAACCCGCGTAACTACGGCGTTCTGGTCGATGCCAACCGGCAGGCCCACGGCTACAACCCGCTGTGCGGCGACAAGATTACCGTCTACCTGCACCTGGACGGCGACCGCATCACGGACGTGCGCTTCGAGGGCGCCGGCTGCGCCATTTCGACCGCCTCGGCGTCCCTGATGACGCAGGCCATCAAGGGCAAGACCGTGCCCGAGGCCGAAGCCATGTTCCAGGACTTTCACGCCATGGTCACCGGCGAGGACCCGCGCGAGGAGACCGCCGACAAGCTCGGCAAGCTGGCCGTGCTGGCCGGCGTGCGCGAGTTCCCGTCGCGCGTGAAATGCGCCACGCTGGCCTGGCACACCCTGCACAACGCCGCCCACGGCGACGCCACGCCGGCCAGGACCGAATGATCGCCGCGTCCATCCCCCACCCGAGAATCCTGCCGTGACCGAACGCGAAACCGTCGTCCTGAGCCGAGACTGCAAGGCCCTGTTCGTGCCGCTGGGCATCCAGGTGAACGCGAAGAAGGGCACCGA
This Immundisolibacter cernigliae DNA region includes the following protein-coding sequences:
- a CDS encoding cysteine desulfurase yields the protein MTIATYSAHQQDFPAARWRAEFPLLQRSVRGQPLAYLDNAATTQKPQAVIDAEARYYREINANIHRGVHWLSEQATAAHEGARERVRRFLNAREAAEIIFVRGTTEAINLVAQSYGRANLGPGDEVLITGLEHHSNIVPWQMVCAQTGATLKVATLDDTGSVRMDEFRRLLGARTRLVAVAHVSNALGTVNPVREMIDLAHAQGVPVLVDGAQAVAHTPVDVQALDCDFYAFSGHKLYAPTGIGALYGRRALLDAMPPWQGGGDMIRTVSFEGSTWNDLPYKFEAGTPHIAGAIGLGAAIEYLGEVGLEAVAAYEHELLIYGTALLQEIPGLRMIGTAAHKAGILSFVIDGLHAHDIGTVLDTEGVAIRAGHHCAMPVMEHFGVPATARASLAFYNTREDLDRLAQALRRAVEMFVR
- the sufD gene encoding Fe-S cluster assembly protein SufD, whose protein sequence is MAQSSAHLRLLIELGEHSEALVVEHYLGAGTDAYHVNVLAQATLAPGARLRHVKLLTEGPAAIHIGDFRVRVGRDARFESHALAAGGGLVRQDIDVKLDEAGGECSLRGLYTAGTSEHVDFHTRIEHIAPHCRSEETYKGLIGGTGRAVFNGRVHVHPGADKTDSAMTCANLLLSNRAEVDAKPELEIYADDVKCSHGATVGQLDEAQVFYLRSRGIAEAAARELLMTAFARDALGDLDVRLQDAVAALIDARLPQL
- the sufU gene encoding Fe-S cluster assembly sulfur transfer protein SufU: MSSLRDLYQELIVDHNKNPRNYGVLVDANRQAHGYNPLCGDKITVYLHLDGDRITDVRFEGAGCAISTASASLMTQAIKGKTVPEAEAMFQDFHAMVTGEDPREETADKLGKLAVLAGVREFPSRVKCATLAWHTLHNAAHGDATPARTE